A single window of Montipora capricornis isolate CH-2021 chromosome 14, ASM3666992v2, whole genome shotgun sequence DNA harbors:
- the LOC138032478 gene encoding transport and Golgi organization protein 6 homolog translates to MATVREVLSSLNILTSNSTISKPTGNKQDFDEVLLSNLERLKATLDKTDRFVHLQEYLEGRIHRRTRRSDFVETKEVCDKEISETVIKEPRTENVDWDYTRKDIARWHYVETCLELLLLLKESLILAKSESGGKNLEAKHCKRGVGAPPLPADSLGVGDQKTVLTVVQFVVILGICPNLLPGVGLAVEKRSGFASLLKTQCSVKNEKRLFKCVDTLVECIAQPSLGSLVLSRHLGDILSGLLQICYAPVTAYLAFNSSEASDSFNANNTCDADLSRTSGSLVTDAGVGTYEMVRNQALEDKCVGRSDSELRPNNVYELVQSQIYDNEGDQSFFITASDREKCVSNLQRILDRVYQPVVVRELLFLQCGPKGAGKQGSKYERGEPSVTGTPKWMRNVCGQLLSERLMKPNGVKAVLFGVLEESKGDIGSADWQKCDAIAKVIANCPSQATSVEGYYKLLSPQVVELLHGQNAGVGRLFVRAACSVIRQMLTQYPELAEKLILHPILEPLAKTTGRKEGESGSVFVNEAAVMRCIEDIHKVFVVGSHTSGLPFMSAVIHPLFELFCFVRKRVSHLRSALQEILAHVIKHSESHDSLTVLYTLAFKQSPPEKFVSVKSSLNANSDDINRGDKGIQISLMSDDFFFANGDNGGVVIKVVNDNAEDSLGQDDVLRIMQGDGLKDSEVRALCIVELLSGLMKDNVAGHFFIHLMQELTNVISDFSEDLDFEGVKQGLLILHLVALMCEKLGPTMVQNIPQTLAFIQATLKRACIILHSDHVGLGTAFITHTISLSLGMLSAVLGGTVELKKEHRLLVQDLVPLLATLADSHPSTAVKDMANDLRISIATHGAVWSHKTKNVTGSTDQQTDITQLASGSTCKEGNQDSKSKDTVSPHSHPDSGFDEAFSQLCDPFLPVRGQAIMKLASLLRQRDPKAMDSTDTLLNIFLEQLAHEDSYIYLAAVHGLVSLADIRGDTVIPRLAREFAICRKEASRVNFTKNEDKEKGCYKPSGKVPSGSRLPARSPELRMKLGEALVKATRNCGEMVPKFSQHLLPALLTGVKDSEPLVRASSLSNLGDVCQLLRFSLGPVVNEIFSCLSAVLKTDKSPEVRRAAVLVITLLLRGLGKSIMEVLGSTLKEIYQLLKLVESTDADDVTRGHALGALGELDTITRDYLFPKPSFTKQIQVLP, encoded by the exons ATGGCGACTGTAAGAGAAGTTTTATCTTCTTTGAATATCTTGACTTCCAATTCAACCATTTCAAAACCTACAGGAAATAAGCAAGATTTTGACGAGGTACTCCTTTCAAATCTCGAACGATTAAAGGCGACCCTGGATAAAACCGATAGATTTGTGCATTTGCAAGAGTACTTGGAAGGAAGAATACACAGGCGCACGAGGCGTTCTGATTTTGTGGAAACTAAAGAAGTTTGCGACAAAGAGATCTCAGAGACAGTTATAAAAGAACCAAGGACGGAAAATGTGGATTGGGATTACACACGTAAAGATATTGCTAGGTGGCATTATGTCGAAACGTGTCTTGAACTTTTATTATTACTAAAGGAGTCTTTGATTTTGGCAAAAAGCGAGAGCGGAGGAAAAAATCTTGAAGCAAAGCACTGCAAACGCGGGGTTGGCGCTCCTCCTTTACCTGCAGATTCACTTGGTGTTGGAGATCAAAAGACGGTGTTAACTGTTGTTCAATTTGTGGTTATTTTAGGAATTTGTCCAAATCTCTTACCTGGGGTTGGTTTAGCAGTGGAAAAACGTTCGGGTTTTGCAAGTTTGCTTAAGACTCAGTGCagtgttaaaaatgaaaagcGGTTATTTAAATGTGTAGACACTTTGGTTGAGTGTATTGCACAACCATCACTTGGTTCCCTTGTTCTGTCAAGACATTTGGGCGACATCTTGTCCGGGCTTTTGCAGATTTGTTATGCTCCAGTGACAGCTTATTTAGCCTTCAACTCGTCTGAGGCTAGTGATTCTTTTAATGCAAACAATACGTGTGATGCAGACCTTTCGAGAACTTCAGGAAGCCTTGTTACTGATGCTGGTGTTGGGACATATGAGATGGTGAGGAATCAAGCCTTAGAGGATAAATGCGTTGGGAGAAGTGATAGTGAACTTCGCCCGAATAATGTTTATGAACTTGTGCAGTCACAAATTTATGATAATGAGGGTGATCAATCATTTTTTATAACTGCATCTGACAGGGAAAAATGTGTTTCTAATTTGCAAAGAATTCTTGATCGTGTATATCAACCAGTTGTTGTAAGAGAACTCTTGTTCCTGCAATGTGGTCCAAAAGGTGCAGGCAAACAAGGCAGTAAATATGAAAGAGGAGAACCAAGTGTAACAGGAACCCCTAAGTGGATGAGGAATGTTTGTGGACAACTGTTGTCTGAAAGACTGATGAAACCAAATGGAGTGAAAGCAGTTCTTTTTGGCGTACTTGAAGAGTCAAAAG GAGATATTGGTTCTGCTGACTGGCAAAAGTGTGATGCTATTGCTAAGGTGATTGCTAATTGTCCAAGTCAGGCCACATCCGTTGAAGGATATTACAAGCTGTTGTCACCCCAG GTTGTTGAGCTTTTGCATGGACAGAATGCTGGAGTTGGGAGATTGTTTGTCAGAGCTGCTTGCAGCGTCATTCGGCAAATGTTAACACAGTACCCAGAACTGGCTGAGAAATTAATCCTGCACCCAATTCTTGAACCTTTGGCAAAAACTACAGGAAGAAAAGAAG GTGAATCTGGCAGTGTTTTTGTGAATGAAGCTGCTGTGATGAGATGCATTGAAGATATTCACAAG GTGTTTGTTGTGGGATCTCATACTAGTGGATTGCCATTCATGTCAGCAGTTATACATCCTTTGTTTGAACTCTTCTGTTTTGTGAGGAAAAGAGTTTCTCATCTTAG ATCAGCCTTGCAAGAAATTCTTGCCCATGTGATAAAGCATTCAGAGTCACACGATTCTCTTACAGTATTGTACACCTTGGCTTTCAAGCAGAGTCCTCCAGAAAAATTTGTATCAGTGAAAAGTTCTTTAAATGCAAACTCGGATGACATAAACAGAGGAGACAAAGGCATCCAAATAAGTCTTATGAGTGATgactttttctttgcaaatgGTGATAATGGTGGAGTAGTGATCAAAGTTGTGAATGATAATGCTGAAGACAGCCTTGGACAAGATGACGTCTTGAGGATCATGCAGGGAGATGGCTTGAAGGACAGTGAGGTGCGAGCATTATGTATTGTGGAACTTTTGAGTGGCCTCATGAAAGATAATGTTGCTGGACACTTCTTCATACACCTGATGCAGGAATTGACAAATGTGATATCAGACTTCTCGGAAGATTTGGATTTTGAAG GTGTGAAGCAAGGCTTGTTGATTCTCCACCTTGTTGCTCTCATGTGTGAGAAGCTTGGGCCCACCATGGTCCAGAATATTCCACAGACTCTTGCCTTCATTCAGGCCACATTGAAGCGTGCCTGCATAATTCTTCATTCAGACCACGTGGGACTGGGAACAGCATTTATTACTCACACAATTTCTTTGTCTCTTGGGATGTTGTCGGCGGTGTTGGGTGGAACAGTTGAG CTAAAGAAAGAACATCGCCTTCTTGTTCAAGATCTGGTGCCATTACTTGCAACACTAGCGGACAGTCATCCATCAACAGCAGTCAAGGATATGGCTAATGATCTGCGTATTTCTATTGCAACACATGGGGCAGTCTGGAGTCACAAAACGAAGAATGTCACTGGAAGCACAGACCAACAAACTGACATTACACAATTAGCTTCTGGTTCAACTTGCAAGGAAG GAAACCAAGACTCCAAATCGAAAGACACAGTAAGTCCTCATTCTCACCCTGATTCAGGGTTCGATGAGGCTTTTTCCCAACTCTGTGATCCTTTTCTCCCTGTACGAGGCCAAGCAATTATGAAACTGGCATCACTTTTGCGTCAGAGGGACCCAAAGGCCATGGATAGCACCGATACATTACTCAATATTTTCCTGGAACAGCTTGCACATGAAGACTCCTATATTTACCTGGCAGCGGTACATGGACTCGTTTCATTGGCTGACATCAGGGGTGATACTGTCATACCACGCCTTGCACGCGAGTTTGCAATTTGTAGGAAGGAGGCTTCACGTGTTAATTTTACAAAGAACGAGGATAAAGAAAAGGGTTGTTATAAGCCAAGTGGTAAAG TTCCTTCTGGATCCAGGCTCCCCGCACGATCACCTGAGTTGCGTATGAAACTGGGCGAGGCACTCGTTAAAGCAACTCGAAACTGCGGTGAAATGGTACCCAAGTTCTCACAGCATCTTTTGCCAGCCCTTCTTACAGGCGTGAAGGATTCGGAGCCCCTTGTCCGGGCCAGCAGTCTTTCCAATCTTGGTGACGTCTGTCA